Proteins from a genomic interval of Thermoanaerobacterium thermosaccharolyticum DSM 571:
- a CDS encoding ComF family protein: MIFLDLLFPPKTNCILCGKMIREGKICDDCESKLPFISGNTCIVCGKPIDTGEKCPDCMEYEHIFSRSISAFEYDETMKSLIARFKYYKERNLSEFFAEYMYKYIKDADIKFDVIVPVPLHRTKLDERGYNQAELLARELSYRFDIMMSKPLRRIRNTKSQTEFSREERMKNLKGAFKVVYEDMVKNKIILLVDDVLTTGSTLDECAKVLKEGGAKDVFATTIATGRNV, from the coding sequence ATGATATTTCTCGATCTGTTATTTCCACCAAAGACAAATTGCATACTGTGCGGCAAGATGATAAGAGAAGGAAAAATATGCGACGACTGCGAAAGCAAGCTGCCATTTATAAGTGGCAATACGTGCATCGTATGTGGAAAACCGATTGATACAGGCGAGAAATGCCCTGACTGTATGGAGTATGAACATATTTTTAGCCGCAGCATAAGTGCTTTTGAATATGATGAAACTATGAAATCTTTGATAGCCAGATTTAAATATTACAAAGAGAGAAATTTATCTGAGTTTTTTGCAGAGTATATGTACAAATACATTAAAGATGCCGATATAAAATTTGATGTAATTGTACCTGTACCACTTCACCGAACGAAGTTAGACGAGCGAGGCTATAACCAAGCGGAGCTTCTGGCAAGAGAGCTATCGTACAGATTTGACATAATGATGTCAAAGCCTTTAAGGCGTATCAGAAATACAAAGTCCCAGACAGAGTTTAGCAGAGAAGAGCGGATGAAGAACTTAAAAGGTGCCTTCAAAGTAGTATATGAAGATATGGTTAAGAATAAGATTATACTGCTTGTCGATGATGTCTTGACAACTGGCTCCACACTTGATGAATGTGCAAAAGTCTTAAAAGAAGGCGGTGCAAAAGATGTTTTTGCAACGACAATTGCTACAGGAAGGAATGTGTGA
- the flgM gene encoding flagellar biosynthesis anti-sigma factor FlgM, whose product MKIYNNININNIYDMYKSASSKAVDAKKTNNIDKVEISSNASKINKNFAEYEQIREKKVQDIKEKVDSGTYYVKSDEVAESILKGAFLDKKI is encoded by the coding sequence ATGAAAATTTACAACAATATCAATATTAATAATATTTACGATATGTATAAATCAGCAAGTTCAAAGGCTGTAGATGCAAAAAAGACAAATAATATTGATAAAGTAGAAATATCAAGTAATGCGTCAAAGATAAATAAAAATTTTGCTGAATATGAACAGATAAGAGAGAAAAAAGTGCAGGATATAAAAGAAAAAGTTGATAGCGGGACATATTATGTAAAATCTGATGAAGTCGCTGAGTCTATACTGAAAGGGGCCTTCCTTGATAAAAAAATATAA
- the flgK gene encoding flagellar hook-associated protein FlgK produces MSTFQGLEIAKTGLFASQQALNLTGHNISNANTPGYTRQVIDLSAIAPPTTYGMADQWGKAIGGGVNVDGYRQIRDQYLDQQYRRENTTLGEWETKSDTLSAIEGILNEPSDTGITTVIDNFFNSLQELSKNPESLEVRAVVRENGVSLTDTINSVYQHLDDKENELNSTIESRVQEINSYADRISKLNNEIYRFELTGQTANDLRDQRNLLVDKLSEIVNITTYEDSNKNFRIDISGQALVDGSNAYTMSVDSTGTVKWDLAGTPVNPTGGILKGLLDMRDGDGTNGVKGIPYYKEQLNKLAYNIATVFNAQHAAGYGIDGSTGVNFFNITDSTYDPTAEYAKNIKVSSDILADDGLQKIAAASDPNSLPGDNTNILNLISLRDAKISGLNGGTFDDFVSSLISNLGVDAQQANMMQTNQSAMVKQVDYNRQSVSGVSLDEEMTNMLKYQKSYEASARMITVMDELLDTLINKMGVT; encoded by the coding sequence TTGTCCACTTTTCAAGGATTAGAGATAGCCAAGACAGGCCTATTTGCAAGTCAGCAGGCGCTGAACTTGACTGGGCACAACATATCGAATGCAAATACACCGGGTTACACGAGGCAAGTGATAGACTTATCTGCCATTGCGCCACCTACAACTTATGGTATGGCCGATCAATGGGGTAAAGCCATAGGAGGTGGCGTAAATGTTGATGGTTACCGTCAAATAAGAGATCAATACCTTGATCAACAGTACAGAAGAGAAAATACCACACTTGGCGAGTGGGAGACTAAATCAGATACTTTATCAGCGATAGAGGGCATATTGAATGAGCCGTCTGATACAGGAATTACTACTGTCATAGATAATTTCTTCAATTCGCTTCAAGAACTATCGAAAAACCCTGAAAGCCTTGAAGTGAGAGCAGTAGTAAGAGAGAACGGCGTGTCTTTGACAGATACTATAAATTCAGTATACCAGCATCTTGATGACAAAGAAAATGAACTAAACAGTACGATAGAGAGCCGCGTGCAGGAAATCAATTCTTATGCTGATAGAATATCAAAGCTTAACAATGAGATATACCGTTTTGAACTTACGGGGCAAACTGCCAATGACCTGAGAGATCAGAGGAATTTGCTGGTAGATAAGCTTTCAGAGATAGTCAATATAACTACTTATGAGGATTCAAATAAAAACTTCAGGATAGATATAAGCGGACAGGCTCTTGTTGATGGTAGTAATGCGTATACGATGAGCGTAGACAGTACAGGAACAGTAAAGTGGGATCTTGCAGGTACGCCTGTAAATCCAACGGGAGGTATATTAAAAGGGCTTCTTGACATGAGGGACGGCGATGGAACAAACGGTGTAAAAGGCATACCGTATTATAAAGAGCAGTTGAATAAGCTTGCATATAATATTGCGACGGTTTTTAATGCACAGCATGCTGCAGGATATGGAATTGACGGCAGTACTGGTGTTAATTTCTTTAATATAACAGATTCTACGTATGATCCTACAGCAGAGTATGCAAAAAATATTAAAGTTTCGTCAGACATACTTGCAGATGATGGACTTCAAAAGATCGCTGCAGCATCTGATCCCAATTCATTACCTGGAGATAATACAAATATCTTAAACCTTATATCCCTTAGAGATGCAAAAATTAGCGGATTAAACGGAGGGACGTTTGATGATTTTGTAAGCTCATTAATATCAAATCTAGGAGTTGATGCGCAGCAGGCTAACATGATGCAGACAAATCAAAGCGCTATGGTAAAACAGGTGGACTACAACAGACAGTCGGTGTCTGGTGTATCCCTTGATGAAGAGATGACGAATATGCTTAAGTATCAGAAGTCGTATGAAGCGTCAGCAAGGATGATTACAGTTATGGATGAGCTTTTAGATACATTGATAAACAAAATGGGTGTAACGTAA
- a CDS encoding flagellar protein FlgN, with product MPDINDLFDVLDGEMLLYKDLLDISTKKTDVIIHGKIQELDNMTKVEGSIICRLSKLEEEREKILSGYDDTGEITISELCKMLPEDDSKKLKKIQKEFESLLKALNDRNELNKSLLQQSIEYVNYSIGLISSNLVQDNGIYGDNGSIKQYSSIIDRKA from the coding sequence ATGCCGGATATAAATGACCTCTTTGACGTGTTAGATGGGGAAATGCTTTTGTATAAAGATCTGCTTGATATATCTACAAAAAAGACTGATGTGATAATACACGGAAAAATACAAGAACTTGATAATATGACAAAAGTAGAGGGAAGCATAATATGTAGGCTCTCAAAGCTGGAGGAAGAAAGAGAGAAAATTTTGAGTGGCTACGATGATACTGGTGAAATAACTATAAGTGAATTATGCAAGATGTTGCCGGAAGATGATTCTAAAAAATTAAAAAAGATTCAGAAAGAGTTTGAAAGTTTGCTTAAAGCTCTTAATGATAGAAATGAACTTAATAAATCACTTTTACAGCAATCGATTGAATATGTCAATTACTCAATTGGTCTTATATCAAGCAATTTAGTACAAGACAACGGGATTTATGGCGACAATGGATCTATAAAGCAATATAGCAGCATAATTGACAGAAAAGCTTAA
- a CDS encoding TIGR03826 family flagellar region protein: MNIKNCKRCGKLYNYTGFDLCPECFNKDEEDFVKIRDYIEKNPQATVAEVSAATEVEVKKIMDFLREGRLILGSKNTNITLICERCGKQILSGRYCESCSKELEKTLRSSLNDGITEKDSRYEKLYIRDNQKKNY, from the coding sequence ATGAATATAAAGAATTGTAAAAGATGTGGAAAACTGTACAACTATACTGGATTTGACTTGTGTCCTGAATGCTTCAACAAAGATGAAGAAGATTTTGTCAAGATAAGGGATTACATTGAAAAAAATCCACAAGCGACGGTAGCAGAAGTATCAGCGGCTACAGAAGTTGAAGTAAAAAAAATTATGGACTTTTTAAGAGAAGGAAGGCTGATATTGGGTTCTAAAAATACCAATATTACATTGATTTGTGAGAGATGCGGCAAACAAATTTTATCGGGCAGGTATTGCGAATCATGCTCGAAAGAGCTTGAAAAAACGCTTAGAAGTTCATTAAACGATGGAATTACAGAAAAAGATTCGAGATATGAAAAGCTATATATAAGAGACAATCAAAAGAAAAATTATTAA